One stretch of Miscanthus floridulus cultivar M001 chromosome 18, ASM1932011v1, whole genome shotgun sequence DNA includes these proteins:
- the LOC136519948 gene encoding uncharacterized protein isoform X2 — translation MDTLFFIAQHLCKVRSLLTFVWPHRINNAEITSIHVIVLICLSPHDFSTDPLIRFAQATFPNHDPKMKAHGITFMYADVAVNSSCSSNMEALRTEPVAEGKTAVFSVQVVSQVLSQNSSNLFLKSVGIKPVPSSKSSSSNESELREQLAAEATAAVQGEIDELRKRSEEAEEKLARTQKEMDEYKKLTEISNKAMQENNALLKRILAINNASST, via the exons ATGGATACCCTATTTTTTATCGCACAACATCTATGCAAAGTCAG GTCTTTGCTGACCTTCGTGTGGCCGCACAGAATTAATAATGCAGAGATAACAAGCATCCACGTTATTGTCCTTATCTGTTTATCTCCTCATGATTTTTCTACAGATCCATTAATCAGGTTTGCTCAAGCGACGTTCCCCAATCACGATCCTAAGATGAAG GCTCATGGCATTACCTTCATGTATGCAGATGTTGCTGTCAATTCCAGTTGTTCT tcaaatatggaagctttgaggacagaacctgttgctgaaggTAAGACAGCAGTGTTCAGTGTGCAGGTTGTGTCCCAGGTGCTCTCCCAGAACAGTTCAAACCTTTTCCTGAAGAGTGTTGGCATCAAACCAGTGccatcctccaaatcatcatcatcaaatgaaagcgagcttcgggagcaactagcagctgaagctacggctgctgtacaaggtgaaatcgatgaactcaggaagagaagtgaagaagctgAGGAAAAGCTGGCGAGGACACAAAAGGAGATGGATGAGTATAAGAAGCTGACAGAGATAAGCAACAAGGCAATGCAGGAGAACAATGCGCTGCTCAAGCgtatcttggccatcaacaatgcttcttcgacatga
- the LOC136519948 gene encoding uncharacterized protein isoform X1 encodes MDTLFFIAQHLCKVSAGGILSWSQMCFYRSLLTFVWPHRINNAEITSIHVIVLICLSPHDFSTDPLIRFAQATFPNHDPKMKAHGITFMYADVAVNSSCSSNMEALRTEPVAEGKTAVFSVQVVSQVLSQNSSNLFLKSVGIKPVPSSKSSSSNESELREQLAAEATAAVQGEIDELRKRSEEAEEKLARTQKEMDEYKKLTEISNKAMQENNALLKRILAINNASST; translated from the exons ATGGATACCCTATTTTTTATCGCACAACATCTATGCAAAGTCAG TGCTGGAGGGATCCTGAGTTGGTCACAGATGTGTTTCTACAGGTCTTTGCTGACCTTCGTGTGGCCGCACAGAATTAATAATGCAGAGATAACAAGCATCCACGTTATTGTCCTTATCTGTTTATCTCCTCATGATTTTTCTACAGATCCATTAATCAGGTTTGCTCAAGCGACGTTCCCCAATCACGATCCTAAGATGAAG GCTCATGGCATTACCTTCATGTATGCAGATGTTGCTGTCAATTCCAGTTGTTCT tcaaatatggaagctttgaggacagaacctgttgctgaaggTAAGACAGCAGTGTTCAGTGTGCAGGTTGTGTCCCAGGTGCTCTCCCAGAACAGTTCAAACCTTTTCCTGAAGAGTGTTGGCATCAAACCAGTGccatcctccaaatcatcatcatcaaatgaaagcgagcttcgggagcaactagcagctgaagctacggctgctgtacaaggtgaaatcgatgaactcaggaagagaagtgaagaagctgAGGAAAAGCTGGCGAGGACACAAAAGGAGATGGATGAGTATAAGAAGCTGACAGAGATAAGCAACAAGGCAATGCAGGAGAACAATGCGCTGCTCAAGCgtatcttggccatcaacaatgcttcttcgacatga
- the LOC136519948 gene encoding uncharacterized protein isoform X3: MQSQMCFYRSLLTFVWPHRINNAEITSIHVIVLICLSPHDFSTDPLIRFAQATFPNHDPKMKAHGITFMYADVAVNSSCSSNMEALRTEPVAEGKTAVFSVQVVSQVLSQNSSNLFLKSVGIKPVPSSKSSSSNESELREQLAAEATAAVQGEIDELRKRSEEAEEKLARTQKEMDEYKKLTEISNKAMQENNALLKRILAINNASST, encoded by the exons ATGCAAAGTCAG ATGTGTTTCTACAGGTCTTTGCTGACCTTCGTGTGGCCGCACAGAATTAATAATGCAGAGATAACAAGCATCCACGTTATTGTCCTTATCTGTTTATCTCCTCATGATTTTTCTACAGATCCATTAATCAGGTTTGCTCAAGCGACGTTCCCCAATCACGATCCTAAGATGAAG GCTCATGGCATTACCTTCATGTATGCAGATGTTGCTGTCAATTCCAGTTGTTCT tcaaatatggaagctttgaggacagaacctgttgctgaaggTAAGACAGCAGTGTTCAGTGTGCAGGTTGTGTCCCAGGTGCTCTCCCAGAACAGTTCAAACCTTTTCCTGAAGAGTGTTGGCATCAAACCAGTGccatcctccaaatcatcatcatcaaatgaaagcgagcttcgggagcaactagcagctgaagctacggctgctgtacaaggtgaaatcgatgaactcaggaagagaagtgaagaagctgAGGAAAAGCTGGCGAGGACACAAAAGGAGATGGATGAGTATAAGAAGCTGACAGAGATAAGCAACAAGGCAATGCAGGAGAACAATGCGCTGCTCAAGCgtatcttggccatcaacaatgcttcttcgacatga
- the LOC136519948 gene encoding uncharacterized protein isoform X5 — protein MKAHGITFMYADVAVNSSCSSNMEALRTEPVAEGKTAVFSVQVVSQVLSQNSSNLFLKSVGIKPVPSSKSSSSNESELREQLAAEATAAVQGEIDELRKRSEEAEEKLARTQKEMDEYKKLTEISNKAMQENNALLKRILAINNASST, from the exons ATGAAG GCTCATGGCATTACCTTCATGTATGCAGATGTTGCTGTCAATTCCAGTTGTTCT tcaaatatggaagctttgaggacagaacctgttgctgaaggTAAGACAGCAGTGTTCAGTGTGCAGGTTGTGTCCCAGGTGCTCTCCCAGAACAGTTCAAACCTTTTCCTGAAGAGTGTTGGCATCAAACCAGTGccatcctccaaatcatcatcatcaaatgaaagcgagcttcgggagcaactagcagctgaagctacggctgctgtacaaggtgaaatcgatgaactcaggaagagaagtgaagaagctgAGGAAAAGCTGGCGAGGACACAAAAGGAGATGGATGAGTATAAGAAGCTGACAGAGATAAGCAACAAGGCAATGCAGGAGAACAATGCGCTGCTCAAGCgtatcttggccatcaacaatgcttcttcgacatga
- the LOC136519948 gene encoding uncharacterized protein isoform X4, translating to MIRYESIQINIIALSYRWIPYFLSHNIYAKSDPLIRFAQATFPNHDPKMKAHGITFMYADVAVNSSCSSNMEALRTEPVAEGKTAVFSVQVVSQVLSQNSSNLFLKSVGIKPVPSSKSSSSNESELREQLAAEATAAVQGEIDELRKRSEEAEEKLARTQKEMDEYKKLTEISNKAMQENNALLKRILAINNASST from the exons ATGATCAGATATGAATCGATTCAGATCAACATTATAGCCCTGTCTTACCGATGGATACCCTATTTTTTATCGCACAACATCTATGCAAAGTCAG ATCCATTAATCAGGTTTGCTCAAGCGACGTTCCCCAATCACGATCCTAAGATGAAG GCTCATGGCATTACCTTCATGTATGCAGATGTTGCTGTCAATTCCAGTTGTTCT tcaaatatggaagctttgaggacagaacctgttgctgaaggTAAGACAGCAGTGTTCAGTGTGCAGGTTGTGTCCCAGGTGCTCTCCCAGAACAGTTCAAACCTTTTCCTGAAGAGTGTTGGCATCAAACCAGTGccatcctccaaatcatcatcatcaaatgaaagcgagcttcgggagcaactagcagctgaagctacggctgctgtacaaggtgaaatcgatgaactcaggaagagaagtgaagaagctgAGGAAAAGCTGGCGAGGACACAAAAGGAGATGGATGAGTATAAGAAGCTGACAGAGATAAGCAACAAGGCAATGCAGGAGAACAATGCGCTGCTCAAGCgtatcttggccatcaacaatgcttcttcgacatga